From the genome of uncultured Bacteroides sp.:
AGGGCCTTTATGTAATGTATTATTCTATGTCTGTATGGGGAGGAGAGTGGACTTGTGGAATAGGTGTTGCTACAGCAAATACACCTGATGGCCCTTTTACCGACAAAGGTATGTTGTTTAGAAGTAACTCTATTAATGTTCAAAATTCTATTGATCCCTTTTATATTGAAGATGGAGGGAAAAAATATCTTTTTTGGGGTAGTTTTCATGGAATATATGGAATAGAACTTGCGGAGGACGGACTTTCTGTTAAACATGGAGCTGAAAAAAAACAAGTTGCAGGAACTGCCTATGAAGGAACTTATATCCATAAAAGAGATGGTTACTATTATTTGTTTGCTTCAACAGGCACTTGTTGTGAAGGCCTGAAAAGTACTTATCAAACGGTAGTAGGACGTTCAACGAATCTATGGGGACCTTATGTTGACAAGAATGGGCAAAAAATGCTGGAAAATCATCATGAGATATTAATACATAAAAATTCTGCGTTTGTTGGTACGGGACATAATTCAGAAATAGTCTCTGACGATGCTGGACAGAACTGGATTTTTTATCATGGTGTTGATAAGGAAAATCCAGGAGGTAGAGTTCTCTTGTTGGATAAAGTGAATTGGTTAAATGGTTGGCCTTTGGTGGATACTAATTCTCCATCAACAAATTCACCTCGACCTTTATTCAAGAATAATTAATTTAAATGATTATGATAAAAAAGAGCCTTTTTTCTATATTCTTCTTGTGGTCAGCGTTAGGTGTATTGGCGCAATCTTATGATATATCAAAGATGTCTGTTGCTATTATTTTGAAAAAACCGGGTAATCCAGCAATCAATTATCCGCTGTCAATTATTCCTAAAAGCAATAATAAATACAAAATGGTTGCCCATGAGAATATTCCTGCTAATATTTTGCAGCAAGTATCGGAGAATGACGGAGTAAAAAAGATTACAGTACAAATTACTGCCTCTGAAAATATTTATTTTAATTATTCACAACGAATCGTGACTGATTATTATCATAATGATTGTCAGTTTTATATGCCCGGTTTCTGGTACCGTAGGAATATACGTTCACCAAAGGAAGCTCCTTCATTTCGTTCTTCTGATAGCTGGACTGTACGTGAAGACCGCTTAAGTACACCTCTTACAGGGATATTTAACGTGAAGACCAAAGAATATACCTCTATTATAAGAGTTGATTCGTTTTCCAATGAAGCCTTAACCACACATAAAGAGGGAGAAGTTATATTGTCTGGTAAAACATCAATTGGATTTACTGGTTTTGAGAATATTAATGGCATTTCGTCTTTGTGTTTTGGATATCCTTATCAGGAAACGCCAAAAACTTATATCCGGAAATTGACATTAGCTCCTTCTGTCAGAGCTTTTCAGTTCTTGAAAAAAGGCGAAAGTATAACATTAACTTGGAATCTTAAACAAGGAAAGTCCGAAAATTTTGCAGATTTTGTAAAACAGATATGGGAATACAGCTATGACACATATAAGCCAAAGGAGGTTAGTACTACTTATTCTGTAGATCTGATGAAAAAAACAATGAGTAATTTCTTTGTCAGTAGTTTTGTGGGAGATAAACCTCTGAAATATTATTCTGGAGTTGGTTTAAAAACTGCCGATTGCAAAAGTACTGGTGCTGCAGAAGTAGGTTTTGTTGGTAGGGTTTTACTTAATGCATTCAATGCTCTGGAGTATGGTCAGCAGCAAAATCGTAGAGATCTTCAGGATAATGCTTATGAAATTTTTGATAGCTATTTGAAAAATGGCTTTTCTGAAGCGGGTTTCTTTAAAGAATTCGTAGATTATAATACAAATTATGAAGAACGAATTCATAGTATTCGTCGCCAGTCAGAAGGTATTTACGCAATGCTTCATTTTTTGCAATACGAGAAAAAGAATGGACGAAAACACCCTGAATGGGAAAAACGAATAAAAGGGATGCTGGATACATTCCTTCA
Proteins encoded in this window:
- a CDS encoding family 43 glycosylhydrolase; amino-acid sequence: MKRNLLLLCISFSSLVCFSKEDPQKETRYKNPVLNFSMPDPTIIQAQDKSFYLYATEDIRNLPIYKSTDLINWKFVGTAFSDKTRPNFEPKGGIWAPDINRIKGLYVMYYSMSVWGGEWTCGIGVATANTPDGPFTDKGMLFRSNSINVQNSIDPFYIEDGGKKYLFWGSFHGIYGIELAEDGLSVKHGAEKKQVAGTAYEGTYIHKRDGYYYLFASTGTCCEGLKSTYQTVVGRSTNLWGPYVDKNGQKMLENHHEILIHKNSAFVGTGHNSEIVSDDAGQNWIFYHGVDKENPGGRVLLLDKVNWLNGWPLVDTNSPSTNSPRPLFKNN